The following proteins are co-located in the Deinococcus metallilatus genome:
- a CDS encoding mismatch-specific DNA-glycosylase yields the protein MLQEGLTLVLVGTAPSRISARAKAYYANPHNKFWWVLAETGLTPRQLAPREYPTLPQYGIGLTDVAKRHSGVDAALPGEAWAPHELREKIRRYRPAIVAFTSKRGASETLGVPTGRLPYGPQAERLEGAEVWVLPSTSPLGHNHFQLGPWQALADRVREWRGAGNREAKGNPEEPGRVP from the coding sequence GTGCTGCAAGAGGGCCTGACGCTGGTGCTGGTCGGCACCGCCCCCAGCCGCATCAGCGCGCGGGCGAAGGCTTATTACGCCAACCCCCACAACAAGTTCTGGTGGGTGCTGGCCGAGACGGGCCTGACGCCCCGGCAACTCGCCCCGCGCGAGTACCCGACCCTCCCGCAGTACGGTATCGGCCTGACGGACGTGGCCAAACGCCACAGCGGGGTGGACGCCGCCCTGCCCGGAGAGGCCTGGGCGCCGCACGAACTGCGGGAGAAGATTCGGCGGTACCGCCCGGCCATCGTCGCCTTCACCAGCAAGCGCGGGGCTTCGGAGACGCTGGGGGTGCCCACCGGACGCCTGCCCTACGGCCCGCAGGCTGAGCGGCTGGAGGGGGCGGAGGTCTGGGTGCTGCCCTCCACCAGTCCCCTCGGGCACAACCACTTCCAGCTCGGGCCGTGGCAGGCGCTCGCGGACCGGGTGCGGGAGTGGCGGGGGGCCGGGAACCGTGAGGCGAAGGGGAACCCGGAAGAGCCGGGCCGCGTACCCTGA